In Accipiter gentilis chromosome 17, bAccGen1.1, whole genome shotgun sequence, one DNA window encodes the following:
- the CSF3R gene encoding granulocyte colony-stimulating factor receptor isoform X2 has product MARRGAGTPFLLRLSLLLLLRPGGTLGCASVAVGSPVVPLGSAVTASCTIRSELCRGLEQGKVRITWMLDNEPVAGSQHQGPEGTEVSNLTLPQFNRTQAKLWCWVEWNGTKQRIGMAEIRAGYPPAKPFNLSCILDLSNYGLTCQWEQGANSHLPTSVALKCAGSRAQAVTGCTPQGGHSRCTVPRRLLQLYRQMEIWVSATNALGTTESEHLCIDPMDVAKLDPPALQSIQSIPFQTDCIALAWEVTRSNAHMELQCELRYRAPEDSAWAVYRFQMRCRRSSARGYWSEWSPGRNYTTHEKAPTGKLDAWWSARPAGAGRWLEVQLRWKAPRPREANGRVLGYCVTLSPRKRGRDPPTVCNTTHTQCNFSAPVGTRRVYLSAYNAAGESAPTEVILLERKGQPLAGLRAVPRGERSLWVRWEAPPTPVAAYVLEWQRVSSEPGRCSACWQMERDGATTAVLIRDSIEPFQRYNISVYPLYKDAIGVPVHTAAYSKQKAPSYAPKLHLKSISKSDAELCWDPVPVEMQNGFITSYTIFLANSTAEVSSATVNPSLSSFVIRKLKPSTLYKVHIMASTAAGSTNGTSLTLVTMVLDDIEIQFLFLTLGLIFVLLILLLICFQKNGRVKQQFWPSVPDPANSSLGKWVPAELQQEPLQLPGVREPGLATISTVAVLERAAGKQPSPWGKEPSAETAGTFPTVPQPYVRQEGPGTPGRGRAAAEPCQGLGGSRETVQYAQVVGDGYKGQQHAPPRLYLRSNSTQPLLLDPSPSPKPYENLWFHGAPPHGCPGDGGCSEELPATFPLLQGLRIGGAEELHDCRAF; this is encoded by the exons ATGGCCAGGCGCGGTGCCGGGACACCCTTCCTGCTGcggctctccctgctcctgctcctccggCCAGGCG gGACCCTGGGCTGTGCGTCGGTGGCCGTGGGCTCACCCGTTGTGCCCCTGGGTTCGGCCGTCACGGCGTCCTGCACCATCCGGAGCGAGCTGTGCCGCggcttggagcaggggaaggtcCGGATTACCTGGATGCTGGACAACGAGCCCGTGGCCGGGAGCCAGCACCAGGGCCCAGAGGGCACGGAGGTGTCCAACCTCACCCTGCCCCAGTTCAACCGCACGCAGGCCAAGCTGTGGTGCTGGGTGGAGTGGAACGGGACCAAGCAGCGCATCGGCATGGCCGAGATCAGGGCGGGTT ACCCGCCTGCAAAGCCCTTCAACCTCAGCTGCATCCTGGACCTCAGCAATTACGGGCTGACGTGCCAGTGGGAGCAGGGAGCCAACAGCCACCTCCCCACCAGCGTCGCACTGAAGTGTGCCGG AAGCAGAGCCCAGGCGGTGACAGGCTGCACCCCACAAGGCGGCCACAGCCGCTGCACGGTGCCACGCCGGCTGCTCCAGCTCTACCGGCAAATGGAGATCTGGGTGTCCGCCACAAATGCCCTCGGCACAACCGAGTCAGAGCATCTCTGCATCGACCCCATGGACGTCG cCAAGCTggaccccccagccctgcagagcatCCAGTCCATCCCCTTCCAGACCGACTGCATCGCCCTGGCCTGGGAAGTGACGCGGAGCAACGCACACATGGAGCTGCAGTGCGAGCTGCGCTACCGGGCACCAGAGGACTCTGCCTGGGCTGTG TACCGCTTCCAGATGCGGTGCCGGCGGAGCTCGGCACGGGGCTACTGGAGCGAGTGGAGCCCGGGCAGGAACTACACCACCCACGAGAAAG CCCCCACGGGGAAGCTGGATGCGTGGTGGAGCGCTCGGCCGGCCGGGGCAGGCAGGTGGCTGGAGGTGCAGCTGCGCTGGAAG GCACCACGGCCGCGGGAGGCGAACGGGCGAGTGCTGGGGTACTGCGTCACCCTGAGCCCCAGGAAGaggggcagggacccccccactGTCTGCAACACCACCCACACCCAGTGCAACTTCTCCGCGCCAGTGGGGACCAGGAGGGTCTATCTGTCAGCCTACAACGCTGCCGGCGAGTCGGCACCGACCGAGGTCATCCTCCTGGAGAGGAAAG GTCAGCCCCTGGCTGGGCTCCGGGCCGTGCCCAGGGGCGAGCGCAGCCTCTGGGTGCGCTGGGAGGCACCGCCAACCCCGGTGGCTGCCTACGTCCTGGAGTGGCAGCGGGTGTCCTCGGAGCCCGGTCGCTGCAGTGCCTGCTGGCAGATGGAGCGTGACGGGGCCACCACCGCAGTCCTCATCCGGG ACAGCATTGAGCCTTTCCAGCGGTACAACATCTCGGTGTACCCCCTCTATAAGGACGCCATAGGGGTGCCCGTCCACACCGCAGCCTACTCCAAGCAGAAGG CACCGTCCTACGCCCCGAAGCTCCACCTGAAGAGCATCAGCAAGTCTGACGCTGAGCTGTGCTGGGACCCAGTGCCAGTTGAGATGCAGAACGGCTTTATCACCAGCTACACCATCTTCTTGGCCAACAGCACCGCAGAAGTGTCCA GTGCCACCGTGAACCCCTCTCTCAGCTCCTTTGTCATCCGGAAGCTGAAGCCATCAACCCTGTACAAAGTGCACATCATGGCATCCACGGCCGCCGGCAGcaccaatggcaccagcctgACCCTGGTGACCATGGTGCTAG ACGACATCGAAATCCAGTTCCTCTTCCTGACCCTGGGGCTGATCTTTGTCTTGCTTATACTTCTGCTCAtctgcttccagaagaatgggcg GGTGAAGCAGCAGTTCTGGCCCAGCGTCCCCGACCCCGCCAACAGCAGCCTGGGCAAGTGGGTGCCGGCAGAGCTCCAGCAG GagcctctgcagctccccggcgtGAGGGAGCCTGGCCTGGCGACCATTTCTACCGTCGCAGTGCTCGAAAGGGCGGCGGGGAAGCAGCCGTCCCCCTGGGGCAAGGAGCCCTCCGCCGAAACTGCCGGCACCTTCCCCACCGTGCCCCAGCCCTACGTGCGGCAGGAGGGACCCGGCACAccgggccgcggccgggcggcAGCGGAGCCGTGCCAGGGCCTCGGCGGGAGCAGGGAGACCGTCCAGTACGCACAGGTGGTGGGCGACGGGTACAAGGGCCAGCAGCACGCCCCGCCTCGCCTCTACCTGCGCTCCAACTCCACTCAGCCCCTGCTCCtcgaccccagccccagccccaagcccTACGAGAACCTGTGGTTCCACGGGGCCCCCCCTCACGGCTGCCCCGGGGACGGGGGTTGCTCCGAGGAACTGCCCGCCAccttccctctgctgcagggCCTCCGCATCGGCGGGGCCGAGGAGCTCCACGACTGCCGGGCGTTTTAG
- the CSF3R gene encoding granulocyte colony-stimulating factor receptor isoform X1: MARRGAGTPFLLRLSLLLLLRPGGTLGCASVAVGSPVVPLGSAVTASCTIRSELCRGLEQGKVRITWMLDNEPVAGSQHQGPEGTEVSNLTLPQFNRTQAKLWCWVEWNGTKQRIGMAEIRAGYPPAKPFNLSCILDLSNYGLTCQWEQGANSHLPTSVALKCAGSRAQAVTGCTPQGGHSRCTVPRRLLQLYRQMEIWVSATNALGTTESEHLCIDPMDVAKLDPPALQSIQSIPFQTDCIALAWEVTRSNAHMELQCELRYRAPEDSAWAVVTGIVGQAGNMQHCGFLFGTQYRFQMRCRRSSARGYWSEWSPGRNYTTHEKAPTGKLDAWWSARPAGAGRWLEVQLRWKAPRPREANGRVLGYCVTLSPRKRGRDPPTVCNTTHTQCNFSAPVGTRRVYLSAYNAAGESAPTEVILLERKGQPLAGLRAVPRGERSLWVRWEAPPTPVAAYVLEWQRVSSEPGRCSACWQMERDGATTAVLIRDSIEPFQRYNISVYPLYKDAIGVPVHTAAYSKQKAPSYAPKLHLKSISKSDAELCWDPVPVEMQNGFITSYTIFLANSTAEVSSATVNPSLSSFVIRKLKPSTLYKVHIMASTAAGSTNGTSLTLVTMVLDDIEIQFLFLTLGLIFVLLILLLICFQKNGRVKQQFWPSVPDPANSSLGKWVPAELQQEPLQLPGVREPGLATISTVAVLERAAGKQPSPWGKEPSAETAGTFPTVPQPYVRQEGPGTPGRGRAAAEPCQGLGGSRETVQYAQVVGDGYKGQQHAPPRLYLRSNSTQPLLLDPSPSPKPYENLWFHGAPPHGCPGDGGCSEELPATFPLLQGLRIGGAEELHDCRAF; the protein is encoded by the exons ATGGCCAGGCGCGGTGCCGGGACACCCTTCCTGCTGcggctctccctgctcctgctcctccggCCAGGCG gGACCCTGGGCTGTGCGTCGGTGGCCGTGGGCTCACCCGTTGTGCCCCTGGGTTCGGCCGTCACGGCGTCCTGCACCATCCGGAGCGAGCTGTGCCGCggcttggagcaggggaaggtcCGGATTACCTGGATGCTGGACAACGAGCCCGTGGCCGGGAGCCAGCACCAGGGCCCAGAGGGCACGGAGGTGTCCAACCTCACCCTGCCCCAGTTCAACCGCACGCAGGCCAAGCTGTGGTGCTGGGTGGAGTGGAACGGGACCAAGCAGCGCATCGGCATGGCCGAGATCAGGGCGGGTT ACCCGCCTGCAAAGCCCTTCAACCTCAGCTGCATCCTGGACCTCAGCAATTACGGGCTGACGTGCCAGTGGGAGCAGGGAGCCAACAGCCACCTCCCCACCAGCGTCGCACTGAAGTGTGCCGG AAGCAGAGCCCAGGCGGTGACAGGCTGCACCCCACAAGGCGGCCACAGCCGCTGCACGGTGCCACGCCGGCTGCTCCAGCTCTACCGGCAAATGGAGATCTGGGTGTCCGCCACAAATGCCCTCGGCACAACCGAGTCAGAGCATCTCTGCATCGACCCCATGGACGTCG cCAAGCTggaccccccagccctgcagagcatCCAGTCCATCCCCTTCCAGACCGACTGCATCGCCCTGGCCTGGGAAGTGACGCGGAGCAACGCACACATGGAGCTGCAGTGCGAGCTGCGCTACCGGGCACCAGAGGACTCTGCCTGGGCTGTG GTCACTGGCATCGTTGGCCAGGCCGGCAACATGCAGCACTGTGGCTTCCTCTTCGGCACGCAGTACCGCTTCCAGATGCGGTGCCGGCGGAGCTCGGCACGGGGCTACTGGAGCGAGTGGAGCCCGGGCAGGAACTACACCACCCACGAGAAAG CCCCCACGGGGAAGCTGGATGCGTGGTGGAGCGCTCGGCCGGCCGGGGCAGGCAGGTGGCTGGAGGTGCAGCTGCGCTGGAAG GCACCACGGCCGCGGGAGGCGAACGGGCGAGTGCTGGGGTACTGCGTCACCCTGAGCCCCAGGAAGaggggcagggacccccccactGTCTGCAACACCACCCACACCCAGTGCAACTTCTCCGCGCCAGTGGGGACCAGGAGGGTCTATCTGTCAGCCTACAACGCTGCCGGCGAGTCGGCACCGACCGAGGTCATCCTCCTGGAGAGGAAAG GTCAGCCCCTGGCTGGGCTCCGGGCCGTGCCCAGGGGCGAGCGCAGCCTCTGGGTGCGCTGGGAGGCACCGCCAACCCCGGTGGCTGCCTACGTCCTGGAGTGGCAGCGGGTGTCCTCGGAGCCCGGTCGCTGCAGTGCCTGCTGGCAGATGGAGCGTGACGGGGCCACCACCGCAGTCCTCATCCGGG ACAGCATTGAGCCTTTCCAGCGGTACAACATCTCGGTGTACCCCCTCTATAAGGACGCCATAGGGGTGCCCGTCCACACCGCAGCCTACTCCAAGCAGAAGG CACCGTCCTACGCCCCGAAGCTCCACCTGAAGAGCATCAGCAAGTCTGACGCTGAGCTGTGCTGGGACCCAGTGCCAGTTGAGATGCAGAACGGCTTTATCACCAGCTACACCATCTTCTTGGCCAACAGCACCGCAGAAGTGTCCA GTGCCACCGTGAACCCCTCTCTCAGCTCCTTTGTCATCCGGAAGCTGAAGCCATCAACCCTGTACAAAGTGCACATCATGGCATCCACGGCCGCCGGCAGcaccaatggcaccagcctgACCCTGGTGACCATGGTGCTAG ACGACATCGAAATCCAGTTCCTCTTCCTGACCCTGGGGCTGATCTTTGTCTTGCTTATACTTCTGCTCAtctgcttccagaagaatgggcg GGTGAAGCAGCAGTTCTGGCCCAGCGTCCCCGACCCCGCCAACAGCAGCCTGGGCAAGTGGGTGCCGGCAGAGCTCCAGCAG GagcctctgcagctccccggcgtGAGGGAGCCTGGCCTGGCGACCATTTCTACCGTCGCAGTGCTCGAAAGGGCGGCGGGGAAGCAGCCGTCCCCCTGGGGCAAGGAGCCCTCCGCCGAAACTGCCGGCACCTTCCCCACCGTGCCCCAGCCCTACGTGCGGCAGGAGGGACCCGGCACAccgggccgcggccgggcggcAGCGGAGCCGTGCCAGGGCCTCGGCGGGAGCAGGGAGACCGTCCAGTACGCACAGGTGGTGGGCGACGGGTACAAGGGCCAGCAGCACGCCCCGCCTCGCCTCTACCTGCGCTCCAACTCCACTCAGCCCCTGCTCCtcgaccccagccccagccccaagcccTACGAGAACCTGTGGTTCCACGGGGCCCCCCCTCACGGCTGCCCCGGGGACGGGGGTTGCTCCGAGGAACTGCCCGCCAccttccctctgctgcagggCCTCCGCATCGGCGGGGCCGAGGAGCTCCACGACTGCCGGGCGTTTTAG